The sequence ATCTATCTCTGTGTTTAGCAGAAAACGTTCCAATGTTGAATTTATGGTGTTTTTTATAGCAAATACGTTAAAATATATAGATTTTATTCACAAAAATGTTAATTAGAATACAATAATGTAATAATCTATTTAAATCTTGACAAAATAGGCGATCATGTGGATACTCGTTGTGTTTTTGGAGGTAGCAGATGGAAATTTTGAGAGGTTTTAAAGATATATTACCGCAGGATATAAAAAAATGGCAAAAACTTGAAAAGGTAGCCAGAGAAACACTTGAGTCGTTTGGTTACAAGGAGATCAGAACTCCGATTTTAGAGAAAACATCCCTTTTTGCAAGGAGTGTGGGTGAGACCACGGATATAGTTGAAAAGGAGATGTACATATTCTTGGACAAAAGCGGCGAATCTGTAACACTCAGGCCCGAAGGTACAGCAGGCACGGTAAGGGCTTTTATCGATAACCACCTTGAGAATTACCCTTTTAAAAAGTACTACTACATTGGTCCTATGTTCAGGTACGAAAGACCTCAAAAAGGTAGATTGAGGCAGTTTCATCAGATAGGCATAGAGGTGTTTGGCATAGATAACCCAGCGGTGGATGCTGAGGTGGTTTTGGTTGACAAGATCATGCTTGACAAACTCAACATAAGCGATCTGAGGATAGAGATAAACAACATAGGTTGTCCTGACTGCAGGCCGGAATACTCAAAAAGACTCAAAGAGTATTTTCAATTGCATAAGGGTGAGCTTTGCGATGACTGTAGAAGGAGGCTTGATAGGAATCCTCTGAGAATTCTCGATTGTAAAAATAATACTTGCTCTCAAATTGCCAAAGGTGCACCAAAGATTATAGAGTTTGTGTGCGATAGCTGCAAAAACCATTATGAAAAAGTTAAAAATAACCTTACAGCGTTGGGCATAGAATTTGAGGAAAATCCACATCTGGTAAGGGGACTTGATTATTACACAAAATTTGTTTTTGAGATAATTACAGACAAACTTGGAGCCCAAGGAACGGTTTCTGCCGGTGGCAGATATGACAATCTTGTTGAGCAGCTGGGTGGTAAGCCCACAAGCGGTATAGGTTTTGCATCGGGTTGTGAGAGGCTTATAAATTTAATGGATGAAGACGAAACTCAAGGTATTGATTATTATATAGCCAATTTGGATGAGGATGTTTATGCTATGGATATAGCAAGAAAGCTCTCTTTAACAGGCAGAAGCGTGTATGTTGAGTATGAAAGCAGAAGCCTAAAATCGATGCTGAAAAAGGCTGATAAGATGAATGCCCGTTTTGTTGTTATAGTTGGGGAGAACGAAAAAAATAAAGGGATCATTATTGTTAAGGATATGGAAGACTCAACCCAAGAAGAGAAACAGGTAAATAAATTTATAGAAGATGAGGTGGCAAGATGGCAATAGGCTCACTGAAAAGAACCCACTACTGCGGCGATGTTAGGGCAGATGATATAGATAAGGAGGTTGTGCTTTTTGGCTGGGTTCAGAATTGGAGGGATCACGGGGGCGTTATCTTTATAGACTTAAAGGACAGGGAAGGTATAGTTCAGATAGTATTTGACCCTTCTGTGGATGAAAAGATACACCAGGAGGCCTCAAAGCTTAGAAGCCAGTACTGTATAGGTGTTAAGGGAAAGGTTAGACATAGACCTGAAGGTACGGTAAATCCAAACCTTAAAACCGGTGAGGTTGAAGTTGTTGTAGAGAAGTTGGAGGTATTTTCTGAATGTGAGAATCTGCCATTTCCAGTTGAAGAATATGTGCACGTAAATGAAGAGGTTAGGCTAAAATATAGATATTTAGACCTAAGAAAGCCCCACATGCAGAGAAACCTAATTATGCGTTCTAAGGCTGCATTTGCTGCGAGGAATTATCTGCATTCACAGGGGTTTATTGAAATAGAGACGCCTATTTTGACTAAATCAACACCAGAAGGCGCCAGAGATTTCCTTGTTCCAAGTAGATTGTCTCCGGGTAGGTTTTACGCACTACCACAATCTCCGCAGTTGTTTAAGCAGCTACTTATGGTCTCTGGGTATGATAAATATTACCAGATAACCAAGTGTTTTAGGGATGAGGATTTACGTGCAGATAGGCAACCTGAGTTTACCCAGATCGACCTTGAGATGAGCTTTGTTGAAGAGGATGATGTAATTGAAGTAACCGAAGGTATTCTTGCAAGTATATTTAAAGAGGTAGCGGGTATTGATATAAATCCCCCATTTAAGAGGATCTCATACCAGGAGGCAATGGATAGGTTTGGTTCAGACAAACCAGATATGAGGTTTGGCCTTGAGCTTAAAAAACTCACAGATATTGTTGAAAATACAAACTTTAAGGTATTCAGGGATGTAGTTGAAAAAGGCGGTATAGTTTACGGGCTAAATGCCAAGGGTTGTATTGATTTTACAAGAAAGGAGATAGATGATTTAACTAAACTTGTTTCTATATATGGTGCTAAAGGTCTTGCTTGGATCAAGGTTAAAGCAAATTATGAGCTACAGTCACCCATAGTTAAGTTTTTCTCCAAAGAGGAGATTGATGGTATCTTGAAAAGATTGGATGCAGAACCAGGGGATCTGCTGTTCTTTATGGCGGATACGCCAAAGGTTGTTTATGACTCGTTGGGCGCATTGAGACTTGAGATCGGAAGAAAGTTGAATCTAACCAACGGTGATGAGTTTAACTTTGTCTGGGTTGTGGACTTTCCACTTTTTGAGTGGAATGAGGATGAAAACAGATGGGAGGCTATGCATCATCCGTTTACATCACCTAAGCCGGAGGATTTAGAATACTTAGAGAGCGATCCTGCAAGGGTTAAGGCAAGGGCGTATGATATAACATTAAACGGTGTTGAGATAGGTGGTGGCAGCATCAGGATTCACAGAAGTGATGTTCAAAAGAGAATGTTTAAGGCTTTGGGCATCTCGGATGAGGAGGCTCAGGTTAAGTTTGGCTTTTTGATTGAGGCGTTAAAATACGGTGCACCCCCACACGGTGGACTGGCGCTGGGCTTTGATAGGATTATGACCTTGATACTCAAGGAAAAATCCATAAGGGATGTTATAGCTTTCCCCAAAACTCAGAAAGGTGTTTGTATGCTTACAGATGCCCCAAGTGAGGTTGATGAGAAGCAGCTCAATGAGCTTTCGATAAGGGTTAGAAAACCCAAGAAAGACTAAAACAGGCGGCCTGTCCGCCTTCTTTCCTTTTTTATTTTAATTTAAATATATTTTTTGTTATACTCCATGTTTGAGAATAAATTATGTGTAAGGAGAAGGTTATGGAGAGGAAGATACTTTTAAAAGAGGATGAAATGCCGAGGTATTGGTATAATATTCTGCCGGATATGCCCACACCTGTTAAACCACCGATCAATCCTAAGACGATGAAGCCTATAAATCCGGATGACCTTAAAGCTATATTCCCATCAGAGATTATAGAGCAGGAGATGAGTAGTCAAAGGGAGATCTCCATACCGCAGGAGGTGTTAGATATTTATGCTATCTGGAGGCCGACGCCTTTGGTTAGGGCTTACAATCTTGAGAAGGCCTTAGGAACACCGGCAAAGATTTACTATAAAAACGAATCGGTCTCTCCTGCTGGAAGCCACAAACCCAATACGGCTATAGCACAAGCCTACTACAATAAAAAGGAGGGTATAACGACCCTAACAACAGAAACAGGCGCAGGCCAGTGGGGTTCTGCTTTGGCGTTGGCAGGCGCTTTGTTGGGGTTAAATGTCAGGGTCTATATGGTTAAAGTTAGCTATGAGCAGAAACCCTTTAGGCGTTCGATGATCCATCTATGGGGAGCTGAGGTCTATCCATCGCCCAGCGATAAGACCGAGGCTGGCAGAAGGGCCTTAGAGGAAAACCCTGATAACCCGGGGAGTTTGGGTCTTGCTATCAGCGAGGCGGTTGAGGATGCAGCAACGCATGATAACACCAATTATGCCTTAGGTAGTGTTTTGAATCATGTTCTGCTCCATCAGACTGTGATAGGCCTTGAGGCTCAAAAACAGTTTGAAAAGATAGGCGATTATCCAGATGTTATATTTGCACCATGTGGTGGCGGCAGTAATCTTGGTGGTGTGGGTTTGCCCTTTATTAGGGATAAGATAAACGGCAAGGATGTTAGGGTTGTGGCAGTTGAGCCTGCAAGCTGCCCGACATTGACCAAGGGTATATTCACATACGATTATGCGGATGTAGCTATGATGACCCCCTTGCTTTATATGTACACATTGGGGCATAAATTTATGCCACCCAGCATTCATGCTGGTGGTTTGAGATATCACGGTGATTCGCCCATTTTGAGTCAACTAAGAAAAGATGGATTGTTGGATGCTGTTGCCTACAATCAAACAGAGGTGTTTGAGGCAGGCGCTCTGTTTGCAAAAACAGAGGGTATAGTTCCTGCGCCTGAGACATGTCATGCAATAAAAGGGGCAGTAGATGAGGCCTTAAAAGCTAAGGAAGAGGGTAAAGAGAAAACTATACTGATAAACTTCTCCGGTCATGGACACTTTGATATGACCTCATATGATAAGTTTCTATCTGGGGAGATGAAGGATTACGAATATCCAGAAAAAGAAATTAAAAAAGCCTTAGATTACTTACCTAAGGTTTAAACTTAAATTAGTAAGAGAGTTATTAGGGTTTGACTTTTGAAATGATGGCTGTATAATGTTTTGGGTTTTGAGTAAAACATAGGGAATTAATTATGGCGGAGGTTGAATTATGATCTCGTTGAATAGAAGAGACTTCTTGAAGCTCTCCTCTTTGGTTGGTGGCGGTTTACTATTTTTTAGACCATCTGCCAAAGCCGGTCTTTACACACCCCACTATGAGAAGCCGAAGGGTGAGATTAAGTATTATCCAAACATCTGTAGTTTCTGCTCAACAGCTTGCGACATTAAAGTTAGAACAAGAGTTGATGGAAAATTCAAAAAACCCCAGAAAATTGATGGAAACCCCAACTCCACATTAAACAGAGGCAGGATCTGTGCGAGGGGTCAGTCTGGAATTAGAACCGTTTACAATCCTGATAGAATTAAATACCCGCTTATAAGGGTTGAGGGTTCTAAGAGGGGTGAGTGGAAATTCAGAAAAGCCACCTGGAAAGAGGTGGAGGAATATATTAGGAAGAAGGTTCAGGAACACAACATACAGCCTCATGAGTTTGCCATCTTTGCAGGTCAGAGGGCTTGTGCTTATGAGAGATTGGGGGCATTCGCTTTCTTGGCATCTATTGGTTCTCCCAACATGATTGGCTCCCCTATGCAACAATGCGTTATGGCTGAGCATGCCGGAGCCAATGCCACTGTTGGAACTATGACATCCCACGATGAGATTTTGGTTGACATGGATAACACCAAGGTTATG comes from Hippea maritima DSM 10411 and encodes:
- the hisS gene encoding histidine--tRNA ligase; this translates as MEILRGFKDILPQDIKKWQKLEKVARETLESFGYKEIRTPILEKTSLFARSVGETTDIVEKEMYIFLDKSGESVTLRPEGTAGTVRAFIDNHLENYPFKKYYYIGPMFRYERPQKGRLRQFHQIGIEVFGIDNPAVDAEVVLVDKIMLDKLNISDLRIEINNIGCPDCRPEYSKRLKEYFQLHKGELCDDCRRRLDRNPLRILDCKNNTCSQIAKGAPKIIEFVCDSCKNHYEKVKNNLTALGIEFEENPHLVRGLDYYTKFVFEIITDKLGAQGTVSAGGRYDNLVEQLGGKPTSGIGFASGCERLINLMDEDETQGIDYYIANLDEDVYAMDIARKLSLTGRSVYVEYESRSLKSMLKKADKMNARFVVIVGENEKNKGIIIVKDMEDSTQEEKQVNKFIEDEVARWQ
- the aspS gene encoding aspartate--tRNA ligase is translated as MAIGSLKRTHYCGDVRADDIDKEVVLFGWVQNWRDHGGVIFIDLKDREGIVQIVFDPSVDEKIHQEASKLRSQYCIGVKGKVRHRPEGTVNPNLKTGEVEVVVEKLEVFSECENLPFPVEEYVHVNEEVRLKYRYLDLRKPHMQRNLIMRSKAAFAARNYLHSQGFIEIETPILTKSTPEGARDFLVPSRLSPGRFYALPQSPQLFKQLLMVSGYDKYYQITKCFRDEDLRADRQPEFTQIDLEMSFVEEDDVIEVTEGILASIFKEVAGIDINPPFKRISYQEAMDRFGSDKPDMRFGLELKKLTDIVENTNFKVFRDVVEKGGIVYGLNAKGCIDFTRKEIDDLTKLVSIYGAKGLAWIKVKANYELQSPIVKFFSKEEIDGILKRLDAEPGDLLFFMADTPKVVYDSLGALRLEIGRKLNLTNGDEFNFVWVVDFPLFEWNEDENRWEAMHHPFTSPKPEDLEYLESDPARVKARAYDITLNGVEIGGGSIRIHRSDVQKRMFKALGISDEEAQVKFGFLIEALKYGAPPHGGLALGFDRIMTLILKEKSIRDVIAFPKTQKGVCMLTDAPSEVDEKQLNELSIRVRKPKKD
- a CDS encoding TrpB-like pyridoxal phosphate-dependent enzyme, whose amino-acid sequence is MERKILLKEDEMPRYWYNILPDMPTPVKPPINPKTMKPINPDDLKAIFPSEIIEQEMSSQREISIPQEVLDIYAIWRPTPLVRAYNLEKALGTPAKIYYKNESVSPAGSHKPNTAIAQAYYNKKEGITTLTTETGAGQWGSALALAGALLGLNVRVYMVKVSYEQKPFRRSMIHLWGAEVYPSPSDKTEAGRRALEENPDNPGSLGLAISEAVEDAATHDNTNYALGSVLNHVLLHQTVIGLEAQKQFEKIGDYPDVIFAPCGGGSNLGGVGLPFIRDKINGKDVRVVAVEPASCPTLTKGIFTYDYADVAMMTPLLYMYTLGHKFMPPSIHAGGLRYHGDSPILSQLRKDGLLDAVAYNQTEVFEAGALFAKTEGIVPAPETCHAIKGAVDEALKAKEEGKEKTILINFSGHGHFDMTSYDKFLSGEMKDYEYPEKEIKKALDYLPKV